Proteins encoded in a region of the Magnetococcales bacterium genome:
- a CDS encoding chemotaxis protein CheX, with translation MIEELGSIIRTAIKETVLAFFVADIALEPGPVIVKSGDADYRPPHADVTAIVGFGGALKGGVHLSAPSHAALGLASAFSGEHLDQFNAVFRDAFGELANIVAGAVKGLLNDAIALNPPQVVVESGLNNVYAPSLEYTKCYFMTRNGPFFIEVFYADN, from the coding sequence ATGATTGAAGAACTTGGCAGCATCATTCGCACCGCCATCAAGGAAACCGTGTTGGCCTTTTTTGTCGCCGATATTGCTCTGGAACCCGGCCCGGTAATCGTCAAGTCGGGCGATGCGGATTATCGCCCGCCCCACGCCGATGTCACCGCCATCGTCGGCTTCGGGGGTGCGCTGAAAGGAGGCGTGCATCTTTCCGCCCCCTCCCATGCCGCTCTGGGTCTGGCGTCCGCCTTTTCCGGGGAACACCTGGACCAGTTCAATGCCGTGTTCCGGGACGCCTTCGGCGAACTGGCCAATATCGTCGCCGGCGCGGTGAAAGGACTCCTCAACGATGCCATTGCGTTGAATCCGCCGCAAGTCGTGGTGGAGAGTGGCCTGAACAACGTCTACGCCCCGTCGCTGGAGTATACGAAATGCTACTTCATGACCCGGAACGGGCCCTTTTTCATTGAAGTATTCTACGCG